The Drosophila gunungcola strain Sukarami unplaced genomic scaffold, Dgunungcola_SK_2 000194F, whole genome shotgun sequence genome contains the following window.
AGCGCCAGACATGATACGCACATGAAGTATCTTCGCCGAGTCGCTGAATGCCTGAAAGAAGCAGGATTAACCATAGGTCTGAGCAAGTCGAAGTTTTGCTTCAAGTCTTTGACCTACCTCGGCTTCATAGTGGGTGGAGGACGTCTGCGGATGGATCCAGGGCGTGTAGCAGCCATTAGGCGGATGCCTGAGCCAAGGACCATGAAGGAAGTGAGAGCCTTTCTTATAACCGCGGGTTGGTACCGTCGGTTTATAAAGAACTTCGCGACGTTGGCAGCCCCGCTCACGGAATCCTTGAAGAAGACGGGAAATAAGAAGTTTTCCTTGAGTCCAGGAGCACAGCTGGCAGTAGAGTCCATGAAAATGGCCCTAACTACTGCGCCAGTGCTGGTACATGCGGACTTCAAGCGGCACTTTTTCATCCAGTGCGATGCATCCCAGATCGGAGGCGGTGCAGTGTTGTTCCAGCGGGATGAAGACGGCCAGGAGCAACCAATAGCGTTCTTCTCGGCCAAGATGAGTTGTCACCAAGT
Protein-coding sequences here:
- the LOC128265971 gene encoding uncharacterized protein LOC128265971, which translates into the protein MKKCRLKSACTSTGAVVRAIFMDSTASCAPGLKENFLFPVFFKDSVSGAANVAKFFINRRYQPAVIRKALTSFMVLGSGIRLMAATRPGSIRRRPPPTMKPRHSATRRRYFIVRKALPETGKEADQEPAVYSLLLVSNSICQKANFKTTLEMKYVWSILERKPAMLGSG